The following proteins are encoded in a genomic region of Helianthus annuus cultivar XRQ/B unplaced genomic scaffold, HanXRQr2.0-SUNRISE HanXRQChr00c248, whole genome shotgun sequence:
- the LOC110878618 gene encoding probable arabinosyltransferase ARAD1 has translation MALKYSSKASTCSISTLFLSFSILFALLLSIFLLSSNHTSKSISPLSCLMSNPPTDLPNKNTNRDSINVYVSNLPRSLNYGLLDKYWSLSHDSRLGSDIDNEIRSTSSWNNKKVPIYPESPLIKQYSAEYWILGDLVTPPELRSGSFAKRVFSPEEADVVFVPFFATLSAELQLGTAKGVFRKKVGNEDYARQREVLDFVKGSEAWKRSGGRDHVFVLTGILLLVFFKS, from the coding sequence ATGGCCCTTAAATACAGTAGCAAAGCTTCCACATGCTCAATTTCTACTTTGTTTCTATCGTTCTCTATTCTCTTTGCCCTTTTACTCTCCATATTTTTGCTATCATCTAATCACACTTCCAAATCCATTTCACCGTTATCATGTCTCATGTCTAACCCTCCCACCGACTTACCCAACAAAAACACCAACCGTGATTCAATCAACGTATACGTTTCAAATCTACCCAGATCACTCAACTACGGACTTCTAGACAAATACTGGTCTCTATCTCATGATTCAAGACTGGGCAGCGATATAGACAACGAAATCAGATCGACCAGTTCGTGGAATAATAAAAAAGTTCCCATTTATCCTGAGAGTCCATTGATTAAACAATACAGTGCTGAGTACTGGATTTTGGGTGATCTGGTAACCCCGCCAGAGTTAAGAAGTGGGTCTTTTGCGAAGCGGGTTTTTTCTCCTGAAGAGGCTGATGTTGTCTTTGTGCCTTTTTTTGCGACCTTGAGTGCTGAATTGCAGCTTGGTACTGCCAAAGGGGTTTTTAGGAAGAAAGTGGGAAATGAGGATTATGCTAGACAAAGGGAGGTTTTGGACTTTGTGAAAGGGAGCGAGGCTTGGAAACGTTCTGGTGGCAGAGATCACGTTTTTGTTCTTACAGGTATCTTGCTTCTTGTTTTCTTTAAGTCTTAA